DNA from Eucalyptus grandis isolate ANBG69807.140 chromosome 5, ASM1654582v1, whole genome shotgun sequence:
AGTGCAGGTAAGTGTCAAAAAAACTGTTGGTGAGCAATAGATATGGGACATTTCCTTTCACGTAAGTTGTTAGTAACTTACCaacaattttatgaaattacaatattaatttaTAGTTTGCAAGTTAGCAATCGTTATACTAACTTATCAAAGTTGATTAGCATAACATACTCGTTcaaatattctaaattttatatcaaattacCAGCTTAAATTATAGTGACTTACTAACTTTTGTCTTAGTAAAAATCATCTACTAGTTTTGGGTTACCAACATCATTTGAGCTACTTAcaaataaatacttttttttttttaatttccaactTTTGTAGTGGGTCATAAATTCTCATTTGAATTATTTACCGACTCTTTGTAGGAAATGCCAGCCTCAATTAAAGtcacttaccaacttttctctGATTAAGTTGATAACTAGTTTTTTATTGTCAACTCTCATTCGAGCTACTtgccaagtttatttttcttttaattacctatattattatcatttgcccaattttatttatcttttataacTATGTCTTAGATTTACCAAATCTTATATGAAACTACTTTTATGCAAgtgaattatgaattttatctaaTTAAGTAATCAATGAATTCTGGATTACCAACTCTTATGGAGTTAGTTGCCAACGTTCATTTCAACATTTGTTTTTTGCGAACGGAACTAGAATCGTCCAAGCCAAAGAAATGAATTGATTCAACATGGATCGATTCCATAGAGATGATAACACTTGGTACTTGAGCAAGAACTTGAATTTTCGAGAATCATAAAGGAAGCATCTTCACGCGTGCTAACAATCGTGtgtgtagatttttttttttaaacaatctTTATATTTACAAGTAAAGATTAGCTTCTTACGTAAAAGATGGACTCCACTCTACTTACCCATCATTAAAATGCCACCGGACAAGCTACCGGCATCAAAAAGAGCTTTCTTCCATCGCTTCACCTTTCTGAATCCTTCCCGAATTTGGACTCATGCTTGGCTAGAGCTTTCCCATAACTCTTGTTGCCTCGTCTCACTTCTCTTGGGTCTACTTTATAAAACACCGGTAGCACGGTGAGGTCCTTTTGCTTCTTGCACTCCATAATCTTCATCACCTCTTCCATGCACCATTGTGAGGAAGCATAGTCCTTAGAGAAAACGATGATTGCGATGCACGATTCCTCAATGGCCTTCATGAGCGCCGGCAATGTTTGGTCTCCCTTCCTTAGTTCCTCGCTATCAACGAAAGTGTATATTCCGTTATGGTATAAAGCTTTGTAGAGATGACCAAGGAAGGTGTTACGCAGGTCGGTGCCTCTAAAACTTAAGAAGACCTCATAATTACTTTTGGGTTTTGATGAAGAAGCCATTGGATGATCGAGATTAGCAATCGGAAATGCCTTTCATCTATTTagtcttcacttttctttctcttatatGGAAAATGAAGCATTGGCAAAACGTGACCACGAAGTTTCTTGATATGAAAGGTTGACATTGATTTTTGCTACAGTATGGCTTATGCTATGATGCATACTATGTGATGCATTGATTTATAAAGAGTACATGGAATATTCATGTTATTGGATAATATCAACTAGTATGATTTGTACAATGCATATCGTGGATACATATTTATAAGATTGCATTATTTTTTCCATGATGTCATAGAAACAATGATGATTGTCACTTGCTGAGCCATGATATTGTTCTACCCTTATATTGCCATTCTATGTcacaagaagagagaagactaAATGAGGGCATGTGGAGAGTACTTGTGAATTCCACTTTAAAATGGGTTGGACAAAATGTTTTGGGAGTGGCACCAGACTCTCTCTACTTACGCATGCATTTCCCCACTACAATAATCTTATCGCTTCAATATGGCTTAGgaatttggttaattttatgTTCTCATTAAGAGCGCCacttgatttattatttagaGATATGTGCCACAACCAAAAGTTCAACATCGAGGCAGTTATTTGGATCTAATAGGTAAGAAATTAGTAAATGAACAATATATATAAGACTAGATCTGAGTAGTAAAAGTTGAAGATATTCATATGGAGTCTACTTAATTTGatgttcaaattcaatttagtttatgcACTATGTTCacttcataatttttctagatAGATAACCATATCATTACTTTTTAATGCCTATGATAAATCGTTTCAAGAATTCGATGGTAATAATAAAACTTTGTATAATATCAATATGCTAAATCTCATGCGTCAGGAGGATAGATCTTGCATAAGTCCCACCTTTTGTATTGCGTATGAGCCAATCATCCTTGGTAAATCATATTcattaacaaattttttaaattaggagGTGATCATAATGGTGTAAGCGGATCAGATTTTTAGCCATGTTCCTAATCCCTCAGTTGCAATAGATGATCTAGCGGGCTAAGAATGAATTGCGATTCCCATGATCTTATTCATAGGTGTAACAGGAAGTTATTCAGCTCAGTACCGCAAAAATTGAAGTTAACACATGGAAgatcataaattttcattagaaattcTCAATCTCGAATTTCTTGTCAACAAATCTAAGTCAAGGTCAAACGTTTTGAGTGCCTGTATGAGATGGTGTGTCGGTGATAGAGAACACCGATGCTAGGAAAATGTATGCATGGTAGGTCCCGCTGCACACTGAACAAGGCTTTTTCTTCACCGTGAGACAcgcatcttcttttttctttagcaCGGAAAGACTGGCGACGACTTTAAGTCAAGCCCATGAAAAGCGACGACTTTCAGTCAAGCCTATGACATTTTCCCTAAGTGGAGGGGACAAGCTTCCGACTTTTCTAATTTGTGAAACGACGCTTCGAGATAGTCATGAAGATCGTGTACGACCATGAGACAACACTTCTAGCTTTCATACGAGGTGTTTGTGAAAGGTTTTAggcgagaataattttttttcctaattttcctTAACTGGATTGTCGTGATCCTTTTGAGTAATAATTTAGAGTAAAAACGcattcaaatttttgaaaattctattACTTACTATTTGTGCAATTCAATTTTTATCCAGGCCCATGCTACTAACTACAGTAGTTACTAATACGACAGTGATTTAAAGTGTAATGACCAACATAAACCCaatttgaaagaagataataaaatcttaaagaaaattgtAGTGGGTCCTAAATCCAATGGTAATTTTGAAGAAGAGCAAAGTggcaacaaaaatattaaatataaaaaaagtggCGGTTTAAACTTTAAGTAAAAGACAGTGTCTCGAACCTAAATTTGGGGTAGATTAAGGACGACTTGACCTAGTAAAAGACAGTGTCTCGAATCTATTTTAGATTATTTAAAAAGAGCTTTGACCTaatcaactcctaacacattaAGGACGACTTGACCTAGTCAACCCCAACATTTTTCTTATTAAGCTCCACGTCAACTTATGCGTTTATGATACGGGACACTTCCCTTTAACGTGTTTTCTCCTAACATGTGGCGATACATCGTCTAAACCATTTTGTTGTACGGAAATTTCTCATATTTCACAATAAATATgggaaattatttaaaaactcctaaatttattgcacataataaaaaaaaactaatgataaTCCATTTAGAATTAGAATCATTCCCTTATTGAATGTGTAGCttagtttttctcttttgtagctCAGTTTAGTTAGTACTATCATTAATAATTAAATGAGTAGAAGTTTCGATCCATGTTATCAAGCTCATGGGGAATCATGTTCCGGGGCTTAAGAACAAAGCCTGGTATATTTTTTACTTGACTTGGTATCGAGTCAAGCTCATGAGGAATTATGTCTCGGGGCTTTGAACCAAATCATCTATGTTCTTTGCTTGACGAGTATCAAGTTTTCTTTCTCGTATTTTACTTTTAGCATTTCAATACTTGAATATTTAATTCTCACACTTTCATTGCAttggatattattttattttttagaatggTTGGGATAAGCCTTAGGATCATAACAAATCCATAAAAACTATTGCATAAACACTTAGTGAGTTGAATGACCTTTAGCACTCATAATTAGCAATGAAGTCCGCTTGATACTTGGATGAGAAATCCAATTAAGTTAAAGGTACTAAAAGGACACTAATAGAAattattagtgtaattaagtcccccatcttagaaaatatttaattacgCGGGAAGTGAGGTAATCTCCGGTGCATCACTTGGTTAGGCTAGTGACGACTCCCATTTCACGAGGCAATGGCTTGAGAGATTTCGTGCCTAATCAAAGGCCATCAGCCCCCCTCTTGGGCATTATCTCTAACCCCGTCTTCCCCACCACATTGGGAGGGTCACGACATTCATCAGTCCACCATGGTAGCATTTAAGTCGGTATTCACCGGTCGAATAGAGATTTCAGAGATATCTCGACCACTTCATATTTCTTTTAACGCATTCTCCAACATGAAATGGAGAGCGGAAAGAGCATCGAAAGCAAATCGGCTTCAACTTTAGCCTCTTTGTGCCTCAACACTTCTTGACATTGCAACCTTTGCTGGATACAGATATATTTCTTTCCTCCAAATCACTCTCCATCCtaaaatttaacttttttcttcttcttttgcaccGTCATCAATTTCTTTCCCTCCTTTTGATGTTACTTGATCGCTTCAATTGCCTATTTGAGAGTGCCgacaaataaagaaaggaattaAGATACTTTTTTACATTAGAATTAAGTTTATACATAAGGCGTTTTGGACATGTTGGAAAAAATGGCTtattcagccaaaaaaaaaggctctGCATGGATTGTATCAGCACCCCATTTACTTGTTATTGGTAAAATTTTGCTGCAAGTGAGAAGCTAACCAAATATGTTAGCCTCATTCTTGAATAAGAGAATGGATTTATTTCTTCATACAACTATTTGCAGGTAGAGTCAAGTAGTCATGGATGGTAATTAATGTGATCAACTATCATTTGACAATGTCAATGGCTGTTGATACGCTTGTTAAGTTACATTCTAGATGCCTAGAAAATGTCGACAATTTATGTATTATACtcatacataaaatattttccctatttttccctaactttgagggaaaattgtctaaaaaatcataaaatttttcgcatattactaattgagtccatctagccaattttagcGATAAATCACTTATATGGACCTAATTATCCTAGCATGGTCAGCGCTAACGTAAacaatttctaataatattttaatatttcttattttttattaattatttcttttttctattttccttccttacttttttggttgttttcttttttttttccttctcttattttcttttttttcctttcaccttttCCCTTCGTTGGCCTCAAAAAGGGCTACCCTTGCCAACCTTGGGCGAGGGATGCCTAAGCTTGGGCTGGTGAGGGTAGCCATCATCCAATCAAGGGCAACTCTCGCTTGAGGCAATCAACAAGCCCCAATGGCCGgcagagggaaaaagagaaaaagaaaagaagagaaaaggaaaaaaaataaaaagaaaagaaagaaaagagaagaaaagaaaattaaggaaaaattaataaaaactcgaaaagaaaaatattaaaatgttattaaaaattatccacttcGGCGCCGGCCAACTGTAGCATGACCGGTGTCGACATCAAGTAATGAAGCATATTGTGATTAGGTTGTTGAAAAGGATAGTCACATTCAAGGCCTAATAAAACTCTGCCTCATCACTTTGTATATCAATTTAGTAAGATCAACATTTGCTTGCTCTTGAGGCACATGAACCAAGAGCATATCACTCGTTCAATCACGTAAGTCCATGAAATTCAACATGTGAGATTAATTGAGTTTACACGTGCATTTAAgtgttaaaaattttgtttaacATCATACTTGTGGTTAATATTAAGTCCTTGCCACCTGCGCATGGGGGAATAGAGTCCCTTGTAGAAGGACCTTTCCCAACGTAGCATGACTGAACTTTGTCAGTTTTCCGATTTAGtatataatttcctttttttttttttttttacaattgaATACCTCAACTTTTCAAGTTATGCTCAATGTCAGCTTCCGTTTAGTACTTGACTGAAATTGTTGATGTACCATTTACAACCGTTAAACAACCATAAAATATGTTGACGTGAGGCTTACATGGAAAATTATTATCAAGTGGCAATTTCACCAACGTGGAATCGGGCCTCTCCCTCTCTGCCCACCACTATTGCCAACACTGTCCACCACAACTGCAACAACAAGCAATACCACACTCCACATCCATGAGCCAACGTGACCACCGCCACCAACCAAGAACGTATTACATCTCCACCACCATCAACTGCCCAGGCGACCACCACCTCCATTGCCATCTCTCTCTGGGGCTAGCTGAGGCGGAGACATCGAACTCGAGGTGACAACCTCAAGCGAAGGTCGGGGATAGTGAAAGAGATAATCACAAGCTCTAGTGCGGCAGATGGCAACGACACGTCATGGCCTCATGGCATTAACGAGCGGAGGCAATGGCACTATACCAGTTTGGATGACAGCTGAGTagggaagaagacaatgaagatgaaaggaaaaaaataaataataaataatatttttaaaataaaaaatatttttctactcCATTTTCGAGTGGGCACTCCTATTTATCAATGTGCATCATTTATACTGAATAAGCAACTCAATAtagtgaaatttttatttttcttctaaattgttatatttacattataatttcaattagtCTCGAAGATTATACTGCATATTTAAGGAAACCAAAAGCTAGTAGAAAACAGTGAAGAGCTGAAGATTACTGTTCTTGTGCTCCGTGTAACAAAGATCCTGCGTTCTCTCTGCCAAAGCCAGCTCCTCCCGATGCTGCAAGCAACTACAAAAACATCAACCTCTCACACCAATTTTAAGTCATTCTTTCACCCGTAACTTTCCCAAACGGAAGTAGTTGCTCGTGTCTGGTTCAGAGAACTTTCATGGGAGATATTAAGCGAAACTCTCAAGCAGCATTTGCCCATGCCTCATTACTAAAGGGTGTGATTTCGACATATAGCTAAATACGTAAAGTATATAAGCAGAAGTAAAGTCAAGAGAGATCTACCTTCATGAATTAACATGCTTAACAGTAAAAACATATATCAGAGAACATCAACCAAAGGCAGAGGCATGGTTGTTGCATCTCCTAGTGAGTATCTTCTACATGTACTTCAAAAAGTTGTGAACTAACATGCTTCTCTTCCTATTTCTTGCAAAGGAAAAGCCATGAATTTAGCCAAATCACTCTCCAGTGAAACCCCTTTTATCATTTCCACTCTTCAAAGGACAGAAGATAAttctatttgaatattttgtaaaGACTTCTTCATTGAAGGGGTAATCATTGTAGTTTATGGATCATGTGCAGTGAAGAAAGATACCACGAAGCCATACCTGTATGCTAGCTTATAAACATCTCATACAATTTAGGAAGTAATGAATACTAAGAAAGCTTAATTGCAGATCAGATTACAATGTGACACAACCCTAGCGTTCTCCATATTTACATGTTAATTAATGAGAGAACTCTGTTTTACCCTACAAATGCACATCAATCAGTAATCAAAACAAGATTCATAAACCTCCAGTAAGCTTTGGTTGTCAATtgtaaaatgtcaaaatttcaaagtgGAGCTAAGCAGATATGAAATCAGCAACAAAAGCAAGTCCAGAAACTGACCTAATTCATTCCTCGGAGCTAATTGATGCAACAACAGCACTGAGCCACAGCCTCCACATTTCATTTGCACAGTCATAACATACTTTCTTCATACCTTAAAACGGCTAAGAGTCATCTAATCATATATGAgtaaacaaattttacaaaagttTAGTTTTATTTCAGTATGATCAACAGATGTACCAATGATTGATAATGCTGCTGCACACATTATGCATAGTTCACATGTCACATAAAGGGAGCATGCTGAATACTCCTCTGCAACTTCTGCAGATAAAAATTCAGTCCTCTGCCACTGTTCAAGAAGAACATCAAGAGCTTCCATTTTTGCACATCTTGTTGCCTTGGAAAGCGCgaggagaaaataaagaaagcataTTGAACTTAGGAGCTCGTTAGAGAGAAAGTTGATCTTAGAGTagtttcaacataaatttaggtaatgcatttcatgaaaaatgtttacaCCTCCTCGtttatctatttatttcttttactcTTGCTTAACGTTTGAGTCCAATAGTTTATCTTTAAATTGATGCATCTCTAAGTGTCATTGCCTTCTTCCTCTTAGTGTCGAGAGCATTAgtaatgcaaataaaaaataattaaccaaAGCAAATAATAGCAACGCATCTATAACTCGTCTATTTCGTTTTCAAATCGCCTCTTTTGTATCTGCTCCATGTTGCCTATATTTTCAAGGCTTGAGTTCAACCTTTGCTTGGTGTGTAGACTAACTGAGGAAGATAGGATTTTGTCAAAGCCAACTGCATTAGATCATGAATCCTATTGGATGAACCACTGTCTCCAAGACAGAATTATTGACGCACCTTATGCAGAAATTTCAGTTCTTTCTTCAAATATTCACAACACTAAGAGTCTAAGAGAGGATCTTATGCGTGAAGCATGGACAACTCTGTTTGCTCCTCAATGTCAAGGAATGGACACTGTTTGAAGAGCATTCTCCTTACTATTAGGCATTCGATCAAATTTCTAGTACTCAAGCATTATATTCTCTGAAATTTTATGTGAAACTGCAGTTATCCTCCCTATACTTGAGATTTTGCAGAGTCTCTCAACTCGCTTCTCATAACTTTAGAATTTTCCATCTCTCACTATGCCCTTTTCATCAAGAGAAGTGAAGCCACCATAACAACTCCCTCTCACGTAATGTAAAGCAATAAATACATACTGAGAATAATCTATAACTTTCTAATATGTTGAGGTGATCAAGTACTAATAAACATATTCAAGCATGCAATGCAGCACAATCTACAAGCACTGAACATTCTGGTCCGGCAGCTTACAAAGAATtgatttctattcaaaaaataaaaattattcccctATTCTCTGTCTCCTCATTGAAGCTTTTTCTTTCACTGTAATCGGTCCAAAATTCAGACAGAGAACAATGGCAAATGAGAAATGTGAAACATTGTACATAGTAAAGCAAGATTCTTGCTATTGTTAGCCGTACTTGtattttatgaaagaataaCAGGAACAAAACCATTACAGCCTAATAATGCATAGAAAATTCCACTTTTTAGTGTTCAGATGTACTattttatcacatagtaaagaAATATTTAAGGCAGAGACACAAAAAAGATCAACATTAACTACAAGTGGATAATGTGAGGGTatcaaataaaaacaacaataaaGTGCTGTTGGTCAAAATTTACAGCAAGGAATAAAGAAGTAACGATAGACATACATTCCGTTTCTCATTAGTCCTGTTTCTTCCTGCTGCAATAATGTGCCCTTTCTCAACAATCACACAGCTGTTCAATGAAAATATAAGATCAATAATGTACAATGTGAAATCACTTACCAATTAAGACCGAAAATAAAGTGACATACCTGAAATGCACCTGGTTATTAAAACATACTCATCCTGTAATTCAGATACAAATCCCACTGAACGCTCGAACTGATATGGCTCTAACAACACTAAAGCAAAAACAGCAACTAGTTTGAGAAACTACATTAATCAGGTTTCATTCAAACATTCAAGAAGCAGCCAGGAGTTTTAGCTTCTCGGTCATTTTCCATCATAAAAGCTACAGCAACATAAGGATAAAAAGAGAATCCTAAACTGTTGCGAAGGCTTCAGAATTCAGAATCAACGATCAGCTACTTGTGCTTTTGTCTTTATTCTACTGAATAAATTATGTGAACTTCGTGTTTCTCATGATTGTTTTTCACCTGAAAAGGGGACTGAGAAAAACCATTACTtcactcttcctctctttttctttccccactTTGAACCTAGACTTCACCTgcttttttcaataaattgccatcgatgaaaacaaagaaagaaaagctacaccttccaaaaaaaaacttacgAAGAAACACTGCTTCAACGACACACTCTTCAAGTTCCCGCGTAATTGCAGGGCCAAACAAATCGTAATTAAAATCCATCTCAAGTATTCCACCAACTTAATAAAATTCGGACGTGCCAGGTGTTACCTGATCTACAGCAAGCTGCACGAAGCCCAGAACCTCAGGAGAGAATCGTTCACCTCAAGCTACGTCACCAGTTTCCATGGCCGGCCTCCGTCGCCGTTGTTTCAGGAAGACGAGCTTCTTCCTCTGTTCGTTGACTCCGTTGGGAGGTGGCGATCTTCAATGCATCAGAGCTCACTGGCATCATATCGATGGAGTTGGAAGTTTTGGCCATGGCGGAGAAAAGAAAGGTGCTTCCTAACAACGGCAAAATCAGAGAATGAACTAAGAGAAggaaaattagtttaaaaaaaactaagagaaggaaagaattgCAGTATTCTGTTTTGGGAATTAAAGTTTACTAACTAGggttaattaaaattaattgtttattttaagcAGGCGACcatcacatatatattattttctataGTAATGGAAGGCTACTTCTATTGAgacaaaaaatttgacattcatgattttcaaaagtggtttccagaaaaataacatGATGGGACGGTTTTATGGTTGAGGTTTccgataaattttttatgagtTTGGGTTTGAATCCGATGATTGAGTGAGTGGAAAGCAATCAAGATCGCTCCATGATTTCAGGTCCAATTATAAAAATGCAAGAATGGGGCTTGAATTGAGGGATCGATCTAAGTgcgaataaaaataaacatactagAATTGGAagcaatgaaaagaaataagtaGTGAAACGAAAGTACACGGAAATGAAAGTGCAAGAACCAAAGGCGCGAGTAAAGAGAAcgttaaaaaaagagagaagaaaatgaaaggcaaAAGATGGATAAAACTCACGGATAGTATTCTTAGTCCTCGATGGTCCATACAGTGGAAGTTGTTTGTGCCTTCTCTTCCCAATCCTTCCTCCACCAAAATCAAATCCTCATCCCGCGATGATAAACCGCATGGTGATTTACCACTTTCTTCGCATGTTCCGACCAAATCTTCACCCATCATCGCGCCCTTTCCATGTTTGCATACTCGCCCCATGTAAATGAGCATGCtgcgatcttcttcttcttcttgcttgccCAAGCCTCATCACGCGACTTGCCACCCACGACTTCCGCATGCTTTTCTCGGTCGAACTCATCTTCTCGATATGAAGTTCAAGAAGGAGGTTGAGCTTCTCTCTATTTGTTGAGCTTTCGCCCAGGGCTGATCATTTCCCTCATTGTAGCTGGCAAAATTAACGCTAGTTCAAGTGGACATGTAAAACTACCTCAATGTCAATATATGAGTGAAGGCAAGTACCTGTTAGAAGTTTTttctaagaaaagaaaactacaggaacaaggaagaagaaaggcatTGTAATAAAGATCAGCTCAACTCACTCACCTACGAATTTCTTCCTTAGCAAGTTTCCATCTTTCCAACTACAAACGCAATTTTTTTAGTAGAGctatcatcattcccatctcaTTCTCATCTCCATCGATCGAATTGGaagtcatcatcatcttcatccacTTCCTTAGAGGGAGATTAAACTAACATTTTCTCTTTGATCCTATTTGACTGTGTTTCCCGATGCTCATTTGACAATCTTGCAAGTCCTCCTATAGATCTGCTTCGCTCAAATTATCTTCATGCACATGTGAACTATCGACTGCTAAATCTGTTGATCCATGACCAACCACATAGGGTAAAGCTGAATCTATCAGCTAATTATCTTGAAGTTCAACCTTTAAATTGTCCCTTAGTTGCTTGCATATTATTCGAATCCACACCTTTTCAGTCTTTTACTCGATAAtgtaggactaaattgaatataacACCTATCAATTTGAGCAAAATTGAATTCCTCTCCACAGCTCACATGGTAAAAGATGATCGACAAAGATATGATCTGAatacaaaaatttgcaaacttgTCCATGGCAATCCTACATTTTGCCATTAACATGTGATTCAATATCAAAGTCATAGTACTCTTTCGGGTCATCAATATCAAGAACGACACGAAATGCCAATTCAAGAATTTGATCATGTAAGTCTTCTAAAACCATGAAAGATATGGAACCTCTTCAATAGGAACAACCCATTGTGGCATCTCTCCTTCAGGGAGAATCATTCTAAATTTAGGCCACTCTTGTTACAAAGGTAAACTGGTAGAAAGTATCGAAGTTAGCATTAGTACCGACATAAGAAGATTCATTGATCCTTGCTTGCATTGATACACGAGTCTCATGCGATAGAAATCATTCCCATAAAAGTACAGGGGCCACTTATGCTACAGACGTGTAGAACTACTTCATATatgtttgtttatcttaagccTTCAATCTTGCGTTTTCAGCTGTTGCAATATTTCACACAATGACCCTGACATATACCCCCACATCGATATgggtgtgtttgtgtgtgtgtgtgtgtgtgtgtgagagagagataatCTAACCTCGCCAGTATCAGCCAAACCTCTACGAACAATATCATGAATTGAGGTataatcttcaatttttatttatttatttatttatttttgtagagATTCGCAATTAACTCAAAAATGGGGGAAGCTCGGGAATTTCTTGTAATTGATGGCAGTTTATGACATTCAATCCAAACAAATAATAACACCTAACAATAGATGTAAGAAGGGTAGCAATTTTGTTCTCCGTCAGAATTGAACACTTAAAAAACAGGAAAGAGTCTCAAGAAACTCTACTTTGGACAAATTACATCTCGCAAGATTTAACTCGCCTA
Protein-coding regions in this window:
- the LOC120293880 gene encoding TMV resistance protein N-like yields the protein MASSSKPKSNYEVFLSFRGTDLRNTFLGHLYKALYHNGIYTFVDSEELRKGDQTLPALMKAIEESCIAIIVFSKDYASSQWCMEEVMKIMECKKQKDLTVLPVFYKVDPREVRRGNKSYGKALAKHESKFGKDSER